One window of Brevibacillus choshinensis genomic DNA carries:
- a CDS encoding YhcN/YlaJ family sporulation lipoprotein has product MNKKWSFAIAGLLALSSLTGCASSSAGQKNAPHTQNIANQKPAETRSSIAHDHKAYTQGTNAFHYRNGYTTNGFNQNIAEQLTRVADDVPGVERATVVVNGQDAVIGIRIRQNLAPEQAKVIEQQVHSAARAVSPSMNIRVTSEPAMFTRIRGINDAIYNEAQNRTNNVHNVPSNVAHNVSNTVNDFGILLKDLGRTVTAPFHR; this is encoded by the coding sequence ATGAATAAAAAATGGTCATTCGCTATCGCAGGCCTTCTCGCTCTGTCGTCTTTGACTGGTTGTGCAAGCTCTAGTGCTGGACAGAAAAATGCTCCTCACACACAAAACATCGCGAACCAAAAGCCTGCTGAAACGCGGAGCAGCATCGCTCACGATCACAAAGCCTACACGCAGGGAACGAATGCTTTTCATTACCGCAACGGCTACACCACGAATGGCTTTAACCAAAACATCGCCGAACAACTCACCCGAGTCGCGGATGATGTTCCTGGGGTCGAGCGAGCTACGGTTGTCGTAAACGGACAAGATGCTGTTATTGGTATTCGCATTCGCCAAAACTTGGCTCCTGAACAAGCAAAAGTCATCGAACAACAGGTTCACTCCGCAGCAAGAGCTGTCTCTCCCAGTATGAACATTCGCGTGACTTCTGAACCTGCCATGTTTACGCGTATTCGCGGCATTAACGATGCGATCTATAATGAAGCACAAAATCGTACGAACAATGTGCATAATGTTCCAAGCAACGTTGCCCACAATGTGAGCAATACCGTAAATGACTTTGGTATCTTGCTCAAAGACTTGGGCCGTACGGTAACAGCTCCCTTTCACAGATAG
- the typA gene encoding translational GTPase TypA yields MKRLDIRNIAIIAHVDHGKTTLVDKLLIQSGTFRSNQQVEERMMDSNDLERERGITILAKTTSVKYNEFTINILDTPGHADFGGEVERIMSMVDGVLLIVDAFEGCMPQTRFVLKKALEAKVTPIVVVNKVDRDNARPQEVINEVYDLFIDLDATEDQLDFPIVYASGLQGIAGMEPDKLEGDLRPLFDTIIEHMPAPDADENAPLQMQVTMLDYNDFLGRIGIGRIYRGTMNVNDMVSVTTREGVLKKMRIQKLFGFSGLQRVEQKTAKAGDIVAIAGLDDINVGETVCDVDRPDPLPFLKIDEPTLQMTFLVNNSPFAGREGKHVTSRKLRDRLMSELETDVSLRVDETDSPDAFVVSGRGELHLSILVENMRREGFELGVSKPEVIVRMIDGQKMEPAEMLVIDVPEEYTGPVMETLGQRKAEMVNMVNNGFGQVRLEFIIPSRGLIGYRTEFMTITRGYGILNHSFDSYRPLVQGPVGGRHAGVLISHETGTATTYGLMSVEDRGIMFIQAGTEVYEGMIVGEHNRDNDLTVNVCKEKHATNVRSATKDETVKMKTPRILTLEEALEYLNDDELCEVTPQSVRLRKKYLNKSDRERYEKQRRWEAQPQA; encoded by the coding sequence ATGAAGCGTCTTGACATACGCAACATCGCCATTATTGCCCACGTTGACCATGGTAAAACGACATTGGTTGACAAACTTTTGATTCAATCGGGCACATTCCGTAGTAACCAGCAGGTAGAGGAGAGAATGATGGACTCCAATGACCTGGAGCGGGAGCGCGGAATTACGATCCTGGCAAAAACAACGTCCGTCAAATACAATGAGTTTACGATCAACATTTTGGATACCCCTGGCCACGCCGACTTCGGTGGTGAGGTTGAACGGATCATGAGCATGGTAGACGGTGTTCTTTTGATCGTGGACGCATTCGAGGGCTGTATGCCTCAAACGCGCTTTGTTTTGAAAAAAGCGCTGGAAGCAAAAGTAACTCCGATTGTCGTCGTGAACAAAGTAGACCGCGACAATGCTCGTCCTCAGGAAGTGATCAATGAAGTCTACGACCTGTTCATTGACTTGGATGCAACAGAAGATCAGTTGGACTTCCCTATCGTATACGCTTCTGGTTTGCAAGGAATCGCCGGTATGGAACCAGACAAGCTCGAAGGGGACCTGCGTCCGCTGTTTGATACAATCATCGAGCACATGCCTGCACCAGATGCAGACGAAAACGCTCCATTGCAAATGCAAGTGACCATGCTCGATTATAACGACTTCTTGGGTCGTATCGGGATTGGACGCATTTACCGTGGTACGATGAACGTGAACGACATGGTATCCGTGACGACACGCGAAGGCGTATTGAAAAAAATGCGCATCCAAAAGCTGTTCGGTTTCTCTGGTTTGCAACGTGTGGAGCAAAAAACAGCGAAAGCGGGAGATATCGTCGCGATTGCCGGTTTGGATGACATCAACGTTGGGGAGACTGTCTGCGATGTCGATCGTCCAGATCCATTGCCTTTCCTGAAAATTGATGAGCCAACTCTGCAAATGACGTTCCTCGTGAACAACAGCCCGTTTGCTGGTCGCGAAGGTAAGCATGTAACTTCCCGTAAGCTGCGTGATCGTTTGATGTCTGAGTTGGAGACAGATGTATCTCTTCGTGTTGATGAAACGGATTCTCCAGATGCTTTCGTTGTATCTGGACGCGGTGAATTGCATCTGTCCATTCTGGTGGAAAACATGCGTCGTGAAGGCTTTGAGCTGGGTGTTTCCAAACCAGAAGTTATCGTTCGTATGATTGACGGTCAAAAAATGGAGCCGGCTGAGATGTTGGTGATTGACGTACCAGAAGAGTACACAGGTCCCGTAATGGAGACGCTTGGCCAACGTAAGGCTGAGATGGTTAACATGGTTAACAACGGATTTGGACAGGTTCGTCTGGAATTCATCATTCCATCCCGTGGATTGATTGGCTACCGTACCGAGTTCATGACCATTACCCGTGGTTATGGAATCCTGAACCATTCCTTTGATAGCTATCGTCCTCTGGTCCAAGGTCCAGTAGGCGGGCGTCACGCAGGGGTACTGATTTCTCATGAAACAGGTACTGCTACCACCTATGGCCTGATGTCCGTAGAAGACCGTGGTATCATGTTCATCCAAGCGGGTACCGAAGTATATGAAGGTATGATTGTTGGCGAACATAACCGCGACAATGACCTGACTGTAAACGTATGTAAAGAAAAGCATGCGACCAACGTTCGTTCCGCAACGAAAGACGAGACGGTTAAAATGAAGACCCCTCGCATCTTGACGCTGGAAGAGGCACTGGAGTATTTGAACGATGATGAGCTGTGCGAAGTAACTCCTCAATCTGTTCGCCTCCGTAAAAAGTACCTGAACAAATCGGATCGCGAGCGTTATGAAAAACAAAGACGTTGGGAAGCACAACCACAAGCATAA